One window from the genome of Actinoplanes teichomyceticus ATCC 31121 encodes:
- a CDS encoding NADPH-dependent FMN reductase: protein MTRVLLISGSTREGSLHTAALRTAARFAPPEVDATLYAQLAGLPAFVPGEPAPPEPVTELRRRVVAADALLLCTPEYAGSLPGSLKNLLDWLVDGGELTGRAAAWLSVAAPGRDEGARAGLESALEHGGARLLRAACVRVPLDIRSVDEHGLVADPRLHTALGDMLRALVRWSAPEPRREPSWQVQSSLYPVITGSDAPGFGRRPDFRGRPDLGGGPDFGGRPDFGGRPDFGGPPDFGGRPG from the coding sequence ATGACCCGCGTCCTGCTGATCTCGGGGAGTACTCGCGAGGGCTCGCTGCACACCGCGGCCCTGCGCACCGCGGCCCGGTTCGCCCCGCCGGAGGTCGATGCCACGCTGTATGCGCAGCTGGCCGGCCTGCCCGCGTTCGTGCCGGGGGAGCCGGCGCCTCCGGAGCCGGTGACCGAGCTGCGCCGCCGGGTGGTCGCCGCCGACGCGCTGCTGCTGTGCACCCCGGAGTACGCCGGATCGCTGCCGGGCAGCCTGAAGAACCTGCTCGACTGGCTGGTCGACGGCGGCGAGCTGACCGGCCGGGCGGCGGCCTGGCTGTCGGTGGCGGCGCCGGGCCGGGACGAGGGGGCCCGGGCCGGGCTGGAGTCGGCGCTCGAGCACGGCGGCGCGCGCCTGCTGCGGGCCGCCTGCGTGCGGGTGCCGCTGGACATCCGCTCCGTCGACGAGCACGGGCTGGTCGCCGATCCGCGGTTGCACACCGCGCTGGGCGACATGCTGCGGGCGCTGGTCCGCTGGTCGGCGCCGGAGCCTCGCCGGGAGCCGTCCTGGCAGGTGCAGTCCAGCCTCTACCCGGTGATCACCGGATCGGACGCGCCCGGCTTCGGCCGCCGACCGGATTTCCGCGGGCGACCGGACCTCGGCGGTGGGCCGGATTTCGGCGGTCGGCCCGACTTCGGCGGTCGGCCGGATTTCGGCGGGCCGCCGGATTTCGGCGGTCGGCCGGGCTGA
- a CDS encoding cytochrome P450 family protein gives MTQEIVDLGDPAFQADPHPAYASWRRTGPVRRARLPSGLPAWVITRYDDARRALADPRLSKRSYPMGSGLATGQGRAATGAPAVGGSRTAGAASAGDLAPGIGAAISQHMLAVDPPDHTRLRRLVSAAFTARRIEALRPRIEQIATELLDAIDGETEADLIDAFAFPLPIQVICELLGVPVEDRDDFRDWSNAVVAGSQAGPRLAPAIEAMVRYIHALIAERRAEPGDDLLSGLIQVRDARDRLTEQELSSMVFLLLVAGHETTVNLIGNGVYLLLRDRAGWERLRADRALLPGAIEEFLRYEGPVETATFRIATEDVEIGGVTIPAGDPVVVVLLSANRDADHFPHADELRLDRPPAHHLAFGHGIHYCLGAPLARLEAQIAFTALLDRHPDLRLGVPVHQLRWRPGLVVRGLERLPVVL, from the coding sequence ATGACGCAGGAGATCGTCGACCTGGGCGACCCGGCATTCCAGGCGGACCCGCACCCGGCGTACGCGTCCTGGCGCCGCACCGGGCCGGTCCGCCGCGCCCGGCTCCCCAGTGGCCTGCCGGCCTGGGTGATCACCCGCTACGACGACGCCCGGCGGGCGCTGGCCGACCCGCGACTGTCCAAACGGTCGTACCCGATGGGGTCCGGCCTGGCCACCGGCCAGGGGCGCGCCGCGACCGGAGCGCCCGCCGTGGGCGGCTCCCGGACGGCCGGCGCCGCGTCGGCCGGCGACCTGGCGCCCGGGATCGGCGCCGCGATCTCCCAGCACATGCTGGCGGTCGACCCGCCGGACCACACCCGGCTGCGCCGCCTGGTCTCGGCCGCCTTCACCGCCCGCCGGATCGAGGCGCTGCGCCCGCGCATCGAGCAGATCGCCACCGAGCTGCTGGACGCGATCGACGGCGAGACCGAGGCCGACCTGATCGACGCGTTCGCCTTCCCGCTGCCCATCCAGGTGATCTGCGAGCTGCTCGGGGTGCCGGTCGAGGACCGCGACGACTTCCGCGACTGGTCGAACGCGGTGGTGGCCGGCTCGCAGGCGGGCCCGCGGCTGGCCCCGGCGATCGAGGCGATGGTCCGGTACATCCACGCCCTGATCGCCGAGCGCCGCGCCGAGCCGGGCGACGACCTGCTGTCCGGGCTGATCCAGGTGCGCGACGCGCGGGACCGGCTGACCGAGCAGGAGCTGTCCTCGATGGTCTTCCTGCTGCTGGTGGCCGGGCACGAGACCACCGTCAACCTGATCGGCAACGGCGTCTACCTGCTGTTGCGCGACCGTGCGGGGTGGGAGCGGTTGCGCGCGGACCGCGCGCTGCTGCCGGGCGCGATCGAGGAGTTCCTCCGGTATGAGGGTCCGGTGGAGACGGCCACCTTCCGGATCGCCACCGAGGACGTGGAGATCGGCGGCGTGACCATCCCGGCCGGCGACCCGGTGGTGGTCGTGCTGCTGTCCGCCAACCGGGACGCCGACCACTTCCCGCACGCCGACGAGCTGCGCCTGGACCGGCCACCCGCGCACCACCTGGCGTTCGGGCACGGCATCCACTACTGCCTGGGCGCCCCGCTGGCCCGGCTGGAGGCGCAGATCGCGTTCACCGCGCTGCTGGACCGGCACCCGGACCTGCGGCTCGGCGTCCCGGTGCACCAGCTGCGCTGGCGGCCCGGCCTGGTGGTGCGCGGCCTGGAGCGGTTGCCGGTCGTTCTGTGA
- a CDS encoding FIMAH domain-containing protein translates to MSDRHDPRPSAPHWPTAVLPTVAERSREQVAGRRRRIVLGSAGAFLALSIGYWAVSDPDDDTPAPAAAPVTASAAAPVVTTTEPEATAEATTTSPAAPPAATAEPVATRQVRPGALLAQMQREINLLVRREQLERDDAESLTKRLRRVAEQLRRNEPEAAARRLKDFAKKLVGLHRDGDISQDGFDALARGAGLLARQLPPL, encoded by the coding sequence GTGTCCGACCGCCATGATCCACGACCGTCCGCCCCGCACTGGCCCACGGCGGTGCTGCCGACGGTGGCCGAGCGCAGCCGGGAGCAGGTGGCCGGCCGGCGCCGGCGGATCGTGCTCGGCTCGGCCGGCGCCTTCCTGGCGCTGTCGATCGGCTACTGGGCGGTGTCCGACCCGGACGACGACACCCCGGCGCCGGCCGCCGCCCCGGTGACCGCCTCCGCTGCGGCGCCCGTCGTGACCACCACCGAGCCGGAGGCGACCGCCGAGGCCACCACCACGTCACCGGCCGCCCCGCCAGCGGCCACCGCTGAGCCGGTCGCCACCCGGCAGGTCCGGCCCGGCGCCCTGCTCGCCCAGATGCAGCGCGAGATCAACCTGCTGGTCCGGCGCGAGCAGCTGGAGCGCGACGACGCCGAGTCGCTGACCAAGCGGCTGCGCAGGGTGGCCGAGCAGCTGCGCCGGAACGAGCCGGAGGCAGCCGCGCGCCGGCTCAAGGACTTCGCCAAGAAACTGGTCGGCCTGCACCGGGACGGCGACATCAGCCAGGACGGGTTCGACGCCCTGGCCCGTGGCGCCGGCCTGCTGGCGCGGCAACTCCCGCCGCTGTGA
- a CDS encoding DNA repair ATPase, whose translation MTIDAGTYEVLRTRLGAKARELAARAETLNDRRVEAFGAQQTELLGADRIRTANSSVPADIAPAGEALLFGANAFLGMKAETSVEDVFTVVDRDLQPAQAPGLLDDPGFRRDFAELYRYYRQTRLRQLRRLEGLLLAVFQTGARADDLKVLRWRVGLDGSVTYQDARGDRDHVLPPTHDFTWTPTTREQHVPGRHPHVSIEDEVFVETVGGTLTVKVENNTEDGEGVFSEPVDEPLQSLADAEIAYARVGPLILLRVLPYQETTYRHLVFNTRTRDVRRLDGIGQACRRLPEDQGVIFPGGYYLSTGVAKTFDQDTSGLAFERVIRSVNGEDVLHVFHDAGSGRYLLLPYNVIRKEVATPIAGHGYAIFDDGTLVVLRSPGDEPARVHPVQMWRTPYVSDAHAAAQPAATGPLGRIGNADLVRGIADALSVTRMVDEMSAAGPVFEAIIAACTRAFDTYHWLADPELENLAAPLAEVRATAVQVLDEFASVQALTEQAAQALARAETAADTLIRRAGSEAPATTGGWVSRLAELRRERGKLAGLREMRYADVAALDRITDALVRATDETARRAVEFLRRPDAFADYQAGVQELTAQASGIGTVAEAEPVAARITEQSDGLQVVTEVVGGLEIADATVRVSVLERIGAVLGGLNRARATLESRRRELAAVEGRAAFAAEFALLGQSVAAALAAADTPQRCDEHLARLMAQVETLETRFGDVDDAGERLAAKRTEVYEAIAGRRQSLVDERARRADRLADSARRILDVVHRRITTLRDPDEVNTYFATDPMVAKVGSVAAQLRAGGDTVRAEELDGRLKAARQEAGRALRDRLDLFGDGGIRLGRHTFAVNEQAIDLTLVPHDGGLAYAITGTNYRAPVLDPAFAQTRRFWDQPLISESRDLYRAEHLAAAILAEDPAAAAAAQVGGTLRDLVRRAAEQRYDEGYERGVHDADATTILDALLRLHAAAGLLRFDASMRAEAQLFWALRTTPEQRRLWSLRASSLVRARELFGSAGPALDELRSELDTAAGAPVGGYLVEELAAGHGFATSAGARTLLDRFHRKPGGARFTDDLRTLESDPAARRQLAHAWLSAFLAAEPDAGRASDVDEAVAVELTGTALTRYDVSAATRETVSGLLGVHPRITDGHLDIRIDELLPRAAEFRTVRMPAYRAYQRQRAALAAAERDRLRLDEFRPRVLTTFVRNRLLDEVYLPLIGDNLARQLGAAGDDKRTDRSGLLLLISPPGYGKTTLMEYVADRLGLVFVKVNGPALGHGVTSLDPADAPDATARQEVEKISLALEMGTNVLLHLDDIQHTNPELLQKFISLCDAQRRMEGVWNGRTRTYDLRGKRFAVCMAGNPYTGSGRRFRIPDMLANRADVWNLGDVLAGREDLFALSYLENALTSNTVLAPLAARDAGDLPLLLRLADGDETARADRLSYPYTAAELEQILAVLRRMRRVQRVVLRVNQAYIASAAQAGASRTEPPFQLQGSYRDMNKLAERIVPAMNDDELERVLDDHYRGEAQTLTGGAEANLLKLAEIRGRLDPARAARWAEVKAGYLREQALGGTDADPMVRAAGAVALVADRVAGVEAAIGRLAG comes from the coding sequence GTGACCATCGACGCGGGCACCTATGAGGTGCTGCGGACCCGGCTCGGCGCCAAGGCGCGGGAACTGGCCGCGCGGGCCGAGACGCTGAACGACCGCCGGGTCGAGGCCTTCGGCGCCCAGCAGACCGAGTTGCTGGGCGCCGACCGGATCCGGACCGCCAACAGCAGCGTCCCGGCCGACATCGCACCGGCCGGCGAGGCGCTGCTGTTCGGGGCGAACGCGTTCCTCGGGATGAAGGCCGAGACCTCGGTCGAGGACGTGTTCACCGTGGTGGACCGCGACCTCCAGCCGGCGCAGGCGCCCGGGCTGCTGGACGACCCGGGCTTCCGCCGGGACTTCGCCGAGCTGTACCGCTACTACCGGCAGACCCGGCTGCGGCAGCTGCGCCGGCTCGAGGGGCTGCTGCTGGCCGTCTTCCAGACCGGCGCGCGCGCCGACGACCTCAAGGTGCTGCGCTGGCGGGTCGGCCTCGACGGATCGGTGACCTACCAGGACGCGCGCGGGGATCGCGACCACGTGCTCCCGCCCACGCACGACTTCACCTGGACGCCGACCACCCGCGAGCAGCACGTGCCGGGCCGGCACCCGCACGTGTCGATCGAGGACGAGGTGTTCGTCGAGACGGTCGGCGGCACCCTGACCGTCAAGGTGGAGAACAACACCGAGGACGGCGAGGGCGTCTTCTCCGAGCCGGTGGACGAGCCGCTGCAGAGCCTGGCGGACGCGGAGATCGCGTACGCCCGGGTCGGGCCGCTGATCCTGCTGCGCGTGCTGCCGTACCAGGAGACCACCTACCGGCACCTGGTGTTCAACACCCGCACCCGGGACGTGCGCCGGCTGGACGGCATCGGCCAGGCGTGCCGCCGGCTGCCCGAGGACCAGGGCGTCATCTTCCCCGGCGGGTACTACCTGTCCACCGGGGTGGCCAAGACGTTCGACCAGGACACCAGCGGGCTGGCGTTCGAGCGGGTGATCCGCTCGGTCAACGGCGAGGACGTGCTGCACGTCTTCCACGACGCCGGGTCCGGGCGGTACCTGCTGCTGCCGTACAACGTGATCCGCAAGGAGGTGGCGACGCCGATCGCGGGCCACGGCTACGCGATCTTCGATGACGGCACGCTGGTGGTGTTGCGCAGTCCCGGCGACGAACCGGCGCGCGTGCACCCGGTGCAGATGTGGCGGACGCCGTACGTCTCGGACGCCCACGCCGCCGCCCAGCCCGCCGCCACCGGGCCGCTCGGCCGGATCGGCAACGCCGACCTGGTCCGGGGCATCGCCGACGCGCTCTCGGTGACCCGGATGGTGGACGAGATGTCCGCCGCCGGGCCGGTCTTCGAGGCGATCATCGCGGCCTGCACCCGGGCCTTCGACACCTACCACTGGCTGGCCGATCCGGAGTTGGAGAACCTCGCCGCGCCGCTGGCCGAGGTGCGCGCCACGGCCGTCCAGGTGCTCGACGAGTTCGCCTCGGTGCAGGCGCTGACCGAGCAGGCGGCGCAGGCCCTGGCGAGGGCGGAGACGGCCGCGGACACGCTGATCCGGCGCGCCGGGTCGGAGGCGCCGGCCACCACCGGCGGCTGGGTGAGCCGGCTCGCCGAGCTGCGCCGGGAGCGCGGAAAGCTCGCCGGCCTGCGGGAGATGCGTTACGCGGACGTCGCCGCGCTGGACCGGATCACCGACGCGCTGGTCCGCGCGACCGACGAGACCGCCCGCCGGGCGGTCGAGTTCCTGCGCCGGCCGGACGCGTTCGCCGACTACCAGGCCGGGGTGCAGGAGCTGACCGCCCAGGCGAGCGGCATCGGCACGGTGGCCGAGGCGGAACCGGTCGCGGCCCGGATCACCGAGCAGTCCGACGGCCTGCAGGTGGTCACCGAGGTGGTCGGCGGGCTGGAGATCGCCGACGCCACCGTGCGGGTGTCCGTCCTGGAGCGCATCGGCGCGGTGCTGGGCGGGCTGAACCGGGCCCGGGCCACCCTGGAGAGCCGCCGCCGCGAGCTGGCCGCGGTCGAGGGCCGGGCCGCGTTCGCCGCCGAATTCGCGCTCCTCGGCCAGTCGGTGGCCGCCGCGCTCGCGGCCGCGGACACCCCGCAGCGCTGCGACGAGCACCTGGCCCGGCTGATGGCGCAGGTGGAGACGCTGGAGACCCGGTTCGGCGACGTCGACGACGCGGGCGAGCGGCTGGCCGCCAAACGCACCGAGGTGTACGAGGCGATCGCCGGCCGCCGCCAGTCGCTGGTCGACGAGCGGGCCCGGCGCGCCGACAGACTGGCCGACTCGGCCCGCCGGATCCTGGACGTGGTGCACCGCCGGATCACCACGCTGCGCGACCCGGACGAGGTGAACACGTACTTCGCCACCGATCCGATGGTGGCCAAGGTCGGGTCGGTCGCCGCGCAGCTGCGCGCCGGTGGCGACACGGTCCGCGCCGAGGAGCTCGACGGGCGGCTCAAGGCGGCGCGCCAGGAGGCCGGCCGGGCGCTGCGGGACCGGCTCGACCTGTTCGGGGACGGCGGGATCCGGCTGGGCCGGCACACCTTCGCCGTCAACGAGCAGGCGATCGACCTGACCCTGGTGCCGCACGACGGCGGCCTGGCGTACGCGATCACCGGCACCAACTACCGCGCGCCGGTCCTCGACCCGGCCTTCGCCCAGACCCGCCGGTTCTGGGACCAGCCGCTGATCTCCGAGTCCCGGGACCTGTACCGGGCCGAGCATCTGGCCGCGGCGATCCTCGCCGAGGATCCGGCCGCCGCGGCCGCCGCCCAGGTCGGCGGCACGTTGCGGGACCTGGTGCGCCGCGCCGCCGAGCAGCGGTACGACGAGGGGTACGAGCGCGGCGTGCATGACGCCGACGCCACCACGATCCTGGACGCGCTGCTGCGCCTGCACGCCGCGGCCGGGCTGCTGCGGTTCGACGCGTCCATGCGGGCCGAGGCGCAGCTGTTCTGGGCGCTGCGCACCACGCCCGAGCAGCGCCGGCTCTGGTCCCTGCGGGCCTCCTCGCTGGTCCGGGCCCGGGAGCTGTTCGGCTCGGCCGGGCCGGCCCTGGACGAGCTGCGCTCCGAGCTGGACACCGCGGCGGGCGCGCCGGTCGGCGGGTACCTGGTCGAGGAGTTGGCCGCCGGGCACGGCTTCGCCACCAGCGCGGGCGCACGCACCCTGCTGGACCGGTTCCACCGCAAGCCGGGTGGCGCGCGATTCACCGACGATCTGCGGACCCTGGAGTCCGACCCGGCGGCCCGGCGTCAGCTGGCGCACGCCTGGCTGTCGGCGTTCCTGGCGGCCGAGCCGGACGCGGGCCGGGCATCCGATGTGGACGAGGCGGTGGCCGTCGAGCTCACCGGGACCGCGCTGACCCGCTACGACGTGTCGGCGGCCACCCGGGAGACGGTGTCCGGGCTGCTCGGGGTGCACCCCCGGATCACCGACGGGCACCTGGACATCCGCATCGACGAGCTGCTGCCGCGGGCCGCCGAGTTCCGGACCGTCCGGATGCCCGCCTACCGGGCGTACCAGAGGCAGCGGGCCGCGCTGGCCGCCGCCGAACGCGACCGGCTGCGGCTGGACGAGTTCCGGCCGCGGGTGCTGACCACGTTCGTGCGCAACCGGCTGCTCGACGAGGTCTACCTGCCGCTGATCGGCGACAACCTGGCCCGGCAGCTGGGCGCGGCCGGCGACGACAAGCGGACCGACCGGTCGGGACTGCTGCTGCTGATCTCCCCGCCCGGCTACGGCAAGACCACGCTGATGGAGTACGTCGCGGACCGGCTCGGCCTGGTCTTCGTCAAGGTCAACGGGCCGGCGCTGGGGCACGGCGTCACCTCGCTGGACCCGGCCGACGCCCCGGACGCCACCGCGCGGCAGGAGGTGGAGAAGATCTCGCTGGCCCTCGAGATGGGCACCAACGTGCTGCTCCACCTCGACGACATCCAGCACACCAACCCCGAGCTGCTGCAGAAGTTCATCTCGCTGTGCGACGCGCAGCGCCGGATGGAGGGCGTCTGGAACGGCCGGACCCGCACGTACGACCTGCGGGGCAAGCGGTTCGCGGTGTGCATGGCGGGCAACCCGTACACCGGGAGCGGGCGGCGGTTCCGGATCCCGGACATGCTCGCCAACCGGGCCGACGTGTGGAACCTGGGCGACGTGCTGGCCGGCCGCGAGGACCTGTTCGCGCTGTCCTATCTGGAGAACGCGCTGACCTCGAACACCGTGCTGGCGCCACTGGCCGCGCGCGACGCCGGGGACCTGCCGCTGCTGCTGCGGCTGGCCGACGGTGACGAGACGGCTCGGGCGGACCGGTTGTCGTACCCGTATACGGCGGCCGAGCTGGAGCAGATCCTCGCCGTGCTGCGCCGGATGCGGCGGGTGCAGCGGGTGGTGCTGCGGGTCAATCAGGCGTACATCGCGTCGGCGGCGCAGGCCGGCGCGAGCCGCACCGAACCGCCGTTCCAGCTGCAGGGTTCCTATCGCGACATGAACAAGCTCGCCGAGCGCATCGTGCCGGCGATGAACGACGACGAGCTGGAGCGGGTGCTCGACGACCACTACCGGGGCGAGGCGCAGACCCTGACCGGCGGCGCGGAGGCGAACCTGCTGAAACTGGCCGAGATCCGCGGCCGGCTGGATCCGGCACGGGCCGCACGGTGGGCCGAGGTCAAGGCCGGTTACCTGCGCGAGCAGGCGCTGGGCGGGACCGACGCGGATCCGATGGTGCGCGCGGCGGGCGCGGTGGCGCTGGTGGCCGACCGGGTCGCGGGGGTGGAGGCGGCGATCGGCCGGCTCGCCGGGTGA
- a CDS encoding flotillin family protein, which produces MDVVSTGLGVLIAVVVLVVIGVLFFLSRMFRKVEQGKALIVSKVRRVDVTFTGAVVLPVLHKAEVMDISVKTIEISRTGREGLICRDNIRADIRITFFVRVNKTTEDVIKVAQAIGTSRASNESTLQELFNAKFSEALKTVGKQLDFVDLYTKRNDFRDQIIEVIGTDLNGYSLEDAAIDFLEQTPLTSLDPKNILDAQGIRKITELTAIEAVRTNDFRRNEEKEITRQDVDAREAILELERRKADAEIKQRREIETVRAREEAEIALARAEETLRAEAARLRTEQQLGVQQENKNREIAVAEKNRERVIAIETERIEKDRMLEVIGRERETELSTIAKDKEVETEKRSMAEVIRERIVVEKTVAEQEENIKRLRTVEEAERTRQAVVIQAEAQAQEALVKDIKAAEAAEAAAQFKAREQLLLAEARQQSAELDARAKIRLAEGLQAEAAAAGLADVQVRERDAEVIEKTGRAEAAVEREKALVAAEAIKERLKGEAEGLQQKAGAMATLDDVTRAHEEYRLRLETEKEIRLAGINVHKEIAEAQALVLAAGLEKADIDIVGGDSVFFDKLVGSIALGKSIDGFVEHSSVAQTVGARYLGGDGDLAEDLRKVAGAVSTADVANLSVAAAVANSVRKDRAE; this is translated from the coding sequence ATGGACGTTGTCTCCACCGGTCTCGGTGTGCTCATCGCCGTCGTCGTACTCGTCGTGATCGGCGTGCTGTTCTTCCTCAGCCGGATGTTCCGGAAGGTGGAGCAGGGCAAGGCGCTGATCGTCAGCAAGGTGCGCCGGGTGGACGTCACCTTCACCGGCGCGGTGGTGCTGCCCGTCCTGCACAAGGCCGAGGTCATGGACATCTCGGTGAAGACGATCGAGATCTCCCGCACCGGCCGGGAGGGCCTGATCTGCCGGGACAACATCCGCGCCGACATCCGGATCACCTTCTTCGTCCGGGTCAACAAGACCACCGAAGACGTGATCAAGGTGGCGCAGGCGATCGGCACCAGCCGGGCCAGCAACGAGTCGACGCTGCAGGAGCTGTTCAACGCGAAGTTCTCCGAGGCGCTCAAGACCGTCGGCAAGCAGCTCGATTTCGTCGACCTCTACACCAAGCGCAACGACTTCCGGGACCAGATCATCGAGGTGATCGGCACCGATCTGAACGGCTACAGCCTCGAGGACGCGGCCATCGACTTCCTCGAACAGACCCCGCTCACCTCGCTGGACCCGAAGAACATCCTGGACGCCCAGGGCATCCGGAAGATCACCGAGCTGACCGCGATCGAGGCGGTGCGCACCAACGACTTCCGGCGCAACGAGGAGAAGGAGATCACCCGGCAGGACGTGGACGCCCGCGAGGCGATCCTCGAACTGGAGCGCCGCAAGGCGGACGCGGAGATCAAGCAGCGGCGGGAGATCGAGACCGTCCGGGCCCGCGAGGAGGCCGAGATCGCGCTGGCCCGGGCGGAGGAGACGCTGCGTGCCGAGGCCGCCCGGCTGCGCACCGAGCAGCAGCTCGGCGTGCAGCAGGAGAACAAGAACCGGGAGATCGCGGTCGCCGAGAAGAACCGCGAGCGGGTCATCGCGATCGAGACCGAGCGCATCGAGAAGGACCGGATGCTGGAGGTGATCGGCCGCGAGCGGGAGACCGAGCTGTCCACCATCGCCAAGGACAAGGAGGTCGAGACCGAGAAGCGGTCGATGGCCGAGGTGATCCGGGAGCGGATCGTGGTGGAGAAGACGGTCGCCGAGCAGGAGGAGAACATCAAGCGCCTGCGCACCGTCGAGGAGGCCGAGCGGACCCGCCAGGCGGTCGTCATCCAGGCCGAGGCGCAGGCGCAGGAGGCCCTGGTCAAGGACATCAAGGCGGCGGAGGCCGCGGAGGCCGCGGCCCAGTTCAAGGCCCGTGAGCAGCTGCTGCTGGCCGAGGCCCGGCAGCAGTCGGCGGAGCTGGACGCCCGCGCCAAGATCCGGCTGGCCGAGGGTCTGCAGGCGGAGGCGGCCGCGGCCGGCCTGGCCGACGTCCAGGTCCGCGAGCGTGACGCCGAGGTGATCGAGAAGACCGGTCGCGCCGAGGCCGCCGTGGAGCGGGAGAAGGCGCTGGTCGCCGCCGAGGCGATCAAGGAGAGGCTGAAGGGCGAGGCCGAGGGTCTGCAGCAGAAGGCCGGCGCGATGGCCACGCTCGACGACGTCACCCGGGCGCACGAGGAGTACCGCCTGCGGCTGGAGACCGAGAAGGAGATCCGGCTGGCCGGCATCAACGTGCACAAGGAGATCGCCGAGGCGCAGGCCTTGGTGCTCGCGGCCGGGCTGGAGAAGGCGGACATCGACATCGTCGGCGGCGACTCGGTCTTCTTCGACAAGCTGGTCGGCTCGATCGCGCTGGGCAAGAGCATCGACGGGTTCGTCGAGCACAGCTCGGTGGCGCAGACCGTCGGCGCCCGCTACCTCGGCGGCGACGGCGACCTCGCCGAGGACCTGCGCAAGGTGGCCGGTGCGGTCTCCACCGCGGACGTCGCCAACCTCAGCGTGGCGGCGGCGGTGGCCAACTCCGTCCGGAAGGACCGGGCTGAGTGA
- a CDS encoding DUF305 domain-containing protein: MDRQRGWAWAAAGAALLGAVVVVLLVRAPQERPTTATASAPPVRVVLPGRPGESAQVSDSDRVRAPDGSAYNSLDVAYAQMMIAHHAQAVEMAGLAADRAGSTRLRALAARISAAQGPEIGVLRAWLKDRGQPESDPGHDHGDMPGMQTPAAIGALTAARGADFDRRFVVMMIAHHRGAQQMAGDLLRSGADQRLSEMANETAVEQGSEIRRLKDLGLT, encoded by the coding sequence ATGGATCGGCAACGAGGGTGGGCCTGGGCCGCGGCGGGCGCGGCGCTGCTCGGCGCGGTGGTCGTCGTGCTGCTGGTCCGGGCCCCGCAGGAGCGGCCGACGACCGCGACGGCGTCGGCCCCACCGGTTCGGGTGGTGCTGCCCGGGCGGCCCGGAGAGTCCGCGCAGGTGTCCGACTCCGATCGGGTGCGGGCGCCGGACGGATCGGCGTACAACTCGCTCGACGTGGCGTACGCGCAGATGATGATCGCGCACCACGCGCAGGCGGTCGAGATGGCCGGGCTGGCCGCGGACCGGGCCGGCAGCACCCGGCTGCGCGCGCTCGCCGCCCGTATCAGCGCCGCCCAGGGTCCCGAGATCGGGGTGCTGCGCGCCTGGCTGAAGGACCGCGGGCAGCCGGAGAGCGACCCCGGCCACGACCACGGTGACATGCCCGGGATGCAGACGCCGGCCGCGATCGGCGCACTGACCGCGGCCCGGGGCGCGGACTTCGACCGCCGCTTCGTCGTCATGATGATCGCCCACCACCGCGGCGCCCAGCAGATGGCCGGGGACCTGCTGCGCAGCGGGGCGGATCAGCGACTGTCCGAAATGGCCAACGAGACGGCGGTCGAGCAGGGCAGCGAGATCCGCCGCCTGAAAGATCTCGGCCTGACCTGA